In a single window of the Petrotoga olearia DSM 13574 genome:
- a CDS encoding TrkH family potassium uptake protein, translating to MPSYKYFLKLRYKSIFRDTGNIIIGLSVLIMMVGSTAFIYDSFNDFIPFLITGIISILCGGIFWFIGRGEKRNELNTQDAVVTVFFVWTIAILLSALPFIFSGELNFSQAVFESTSGWTTTGLSMFSDVETLPRSILIWRSVMQFVGGAGFAIITVIVAGTMGVGIYQAEGRSHNLVPNLRESARIIIRIYLSWTLIGILLLVFVGKLSFFDAFNHTLTGLSTGGFSTRNSSIASFGSLRVEVIIMLLMIMGGTGFGVHYAGLLMIRNFIRNRRDYRSKRISLVELRERIKSEPFLKNPEIKTMFIILVISFLLIFLFTTLEMYGLVDGLVHSAFQSISTLTTTGFATVSFSKWNYFGLLIMTILMILGGMMDSTSGGLKLFRVYIALKLIINQIKEFFKPSGTTFYIEVYKGVSRKKIDLNSIKNVLVVFTMYFITYFIGVFILLAYGYPLHTALFEYASTLSTVGLSTGITSSQAPLGVIWTQTLGMYLGRLEFFVIINAIIKLFKDLREFF from the coding sequence GTGCCTTCTTACAAATATTTTTTGAAATTAAGGTATAAATCTATCTTTAGAGATACGGGAAACATTATAATCGGTCTTTCTGTTTTAATAATGATGGTAGGTTCTACCGCCTTTATTTATGATTCTTTTAATGATTTTATTCCATTTTTGATTACTGGTATAATATCAATTCTTTGTGGGGGAATATTTTGGTTTATTGGAAGAGGAGAAAAGAGAAATGAATTAAACACACAAGATGCGGTTGTCACTGTTTTTTTTGTTTGGACAATAGCAATTTTACTATCTGCTCTTCCTTTTATTTTTTCTGGAGAATTGAATTTTTCACAAGCTGTTTTTGAATCGACTAGTGGATGGACAACGACAGGGCTTTCAATGTTTTCTGATGTTGAAACGCTGCCACGATCAATCTTAATTTGGAGATCGGTAATGCAATTTGTCGGTGGGGCTGGTTTCGCTATAATTACTGTAATTGTTGCCGGAACTATGGGTGTCGGTATATACCAGGCAGAAGGAAGAAGCCACAACTTAGTCCCAAATTTGAGAGAATCAGCAAGGATAATTATTCGAATCTATTTAAGTTGGACGTTGATAGGTATTTTACTTTTAGTTTTTGTTGGAAAACTTTCTTTTTTTGATGCCTTTAATCATACATTAACTGGATTATCCACAGGAGGATTTTCCACAAGAAATTCAAGTATCGCTTCTTTTGGTAGTTTGAGGGTAGAAGTAATTATTATGTTGCTAATGATTATGGGTGGAACAGGATTTGGAGTACACTATGCTGGATTATTGATGATTAGAAATTTTATTAGGAATCGTAGAGATTACCGATCCAAAAGAATTTCGTTAGTTGAGCTAAGAGAAAGGATCAAATCTGAGCCCTTTTTAAAAAACCCTGAAATTAAGACCATGTTTATAATTTTAGTTATTTCCTTTTTGTTGATTTTTTTATTCACCACACTTGAAATGTACGGCCTTGTAGATGGTTTAGTTCATTCTGCATTTCAGAGTATTTCGACCCTAACAACAACGGGCTTTGCGACAGTATCTTTTTCAAAGTGGAATTATTTTGGATTGTTAATTATGACAATATTGATGATCTTAGGTGGTATGATGGATTCTACATCAGGTGGTTTAAAATTATTTAGGGTTTATATCGCTTTAAAATTGATCATTAACCAGATAAAAGAATTTTTTAAACCTTCTGGAACCACCTTTTATATAGAAGTATACAAAGGAGTGTCAAGAAAGAAAATTGATTTAAACTCAATAAAAAATGTATTAGTAGTCTTTACAATGTATTTTATTACCTATTTCATTGGTGTTTTTATCTTGTTAGCTTATGGTTATCCGCTTCATACCGCTTTGTTTGAATATGCTTCTACTTTATCTACTGTTGGACTTTCTACAGGTATTACCTCAAGTCAAGCTCCCTTAGGAGTGATTTGGACTCAAACATTAGGAATGTATTTAGGACGTTTAGAGTTTTTCGTCATTATAAATGCGATTATAAAATTGTTTAAAGATTTGAGAGAATTTTTTTAA
- a CDS encoding potassium channel family protein — MSRIFYIIEGEILAYSLAKKLLLLGNEVYYVSKNNENLQILDGLKVNFPALELVKQDPTDIKWIENLDLNKKVEALIIISEDDALNFVVSWLLRQYYEDIKIISLVNATENETIFKGINVQTLVPISWMQKIIESSLIHEDITDFFNPYVEKLSILELTILENDKAVNKKLKELKIPQNSIIGVLIREDGEIMVPQGETTIYEGDRLIVLALKEQAEDVIATLKSR; from the coding sequence ATGAGTAGAATTTTTTATATCATAGAGGGAGAAATATTAGCTTATTCTTTAGCTAAAAAATTACTCTTGTTGGGTAATGAAGTTTACTATGTGAGCAAGAACAATGAAAATTTGCAGATTTTAGATGGATTAAAGGTAAATTTTCCGGCTCTTGAGTTAGTCAAGCAGGATCCTACCGATATCAAATGGATAGAAAATTTGGATCTGAATAAAAAGGTTGAAGCCTTGATAATCATCTCTGAGGACGATGCATTGAATTTTGTTGTATCTTGGTTGCTAAGACAATATTATGAAGATATAAAAATAATCTCTTTAGTAAACGCAACAGAAAACGAGACTATTTTTAAAGGTATTAATGTCCAAACATTGGTTCCAATTTCTTGGATGCAAAAAATAATTGAATCTTCTTTAATTCATGAAGACATCACAGATTTTTTCAATCCCTATGTGGAAAAGTTATCTATTTTGGAACTTACAATACTTGAAAACGATAAAGCTGTTAATAAAAAATTGAAGGAATTAAAGATTCCTCAGAATTCAATAATAGGAGTATTGATAAGAGAAGACGGAGAAATAATGGTTCCTCAAGGTGAAACAACCATTTATGAGGGAGATAGGTTAATCGTATTGGCGTTAAAAGAACAAGCGGAAGATGTTATAGCAACGTTAAAATCGAGGTGA
- a CDS encoding NAD(P)-binding protein translates to MRLNNSKLIIIIGCGRLGSELAFKLSKSYNVVVLDKEESSFERLSKRNFTGFTRVIDTSDMAALKDVNIEKAHMVYIVTPDDNLNFMLAYGIKKLNSGVRIAARVNDPLKKSIFIKAGLNLFCPIEDSVMDLVKELEKEVVKYE, encoded by the coding sequence ATGCGATTAAATAATTCAAAACTTATAATCATAATAGGTTGTGGAAGGTTGGGTTCTGAACTGGCTTTTAAATTAAGTAAATCTTATAATGTAGTAGTTCTTGATAAAGAAGAATCATCTTTTGAAAGATTATCCAAAAGGAATTTTACAGGTTTCACAAGAGTTATTGATACAAGTGATATGGCTGCATTAAAAGATGTGAACATAGAAAAAGCTCATATGGTTTATATTGTAACCCCCGATGATAATTTAAATTTTATGTTAGCCTATGGGATCAAAAAGTTGAATTCGGGAGTAAGAATAGCTGCAAGGGTGAATGATCCTTTGAAGAAATCAATTTTTATAAAAGCAGGATTGAATTTATTTTGCCCCATTGAAGATTCGGTAATGGATTTGGTTAAGGAATTGGAAAAGGAAGTAGTTAAATATGAGTAG